In Macaca nemestrina isolate mMacNem1 chromosome 10, mMacNem.hap1, whole genome shotgun sequence, the genomic window agaaaccccattcCCTGGAGCAGTCACCACCTCCCTATTCCCCAACACTCTGTGCCTGGCAACCATGAATCTACTTTGAATCTATATGGATTTTCCTACTTTGAACatgcatataaatggaatcatttggATATCCCTCTGTGTCTGGCtgtctttcactgagcataatgttttCTAAGATCATGTTGTGGTATGTATCAGTACATCATTCTTTTTTGCAGCTGAATAATACTTCGTCGTGTGGCTacaccatattttgtttttccattcatcaaTTAacggacatttggattgtttctactttttggctattatgaataatgctgccatgaacatttgtgtacaggtttttgtgtggacatacatcttcaattcttttgagtatacaCCCAAGAGTAGAATTgtggaatcatatggtaattctgtatTTAACTGTtttagaaactgccaaattgttttcaaaagtggttgcaccatttcaCAATCACACCAGTGATATacgagggttccaatttctccacatcttctccaatgctagttattgtctgtcttttttactGTAGTCATCTTACTGGATGTTAAGTGGTATCCCACTGtggttcattgtggttttgatttacatttttttaatgaccaatgatgctgaacatcttttcatgtgcttgttgaccatttgtgtgtcttctttgaagaaatgtgtaTCCAAGTCATTTGCCTGTTTTTCAAACTgggttgtttatctttttgttgttgagttgtaagagttattttttttttcacagttggCAAACGTTCTTGTGTTCATATCATggttatataaaaaaaaaagcaaacgaTGCTAGTGACCACTGTGGTAAAAACATACACTGTTCCAACCTAAGCAGGATTATAGCCTTTGGACAGGTTTTAGTCCTGGGATATTGAACCCCTTGGCCATGACAGCATCTACTGCTTCACACAGCAGCATACACCACATGTTCACCTTAAATACCTCTCCAGTCTTGTCAATCTTTCTCCACACAATAACAGCTATCATAGAACTCTGTGAAAGTAGTTGACTGCTCATATATAGAACCACAAGAGTGTGCAGAAGTAAGTCatctaaaattttttgtagtaTCTCAGGGAGCCATAAAATGCACCGGCCTAGTTTCCATTCCTTCTCATGGTGCAAAATAATCTTGGTCTGTCAAGCAGCTTTTTGGAGATCTGTTCATCGATAGTGGCCAGATTCTAGTGAACATGCAAAAAGTAAGCAGCTGTATTTCCTCTATCATCTAGCATTTTGTCAAATGAGAAGATATTGTCACTCAACTGGTTATGGGAAAGTTCAGTTTACTTGATATAGCCATAAGCAACAGATGTCTAAGCAGCCTTCAATTCCTCTGCAgttaagaccttgtctcttactttttctttcaatttgttcATGGATCACTTTAGTTCTTATTCCAGGTCTATGAGATGAACTCTTTCATCTGAACTATATCAAACTTCTAGTCTTCCCCTAGCAACACATCAGATCCAGCATAGGAGACTTGAGTTACTTTAGGGTCATACCAACCAATCTTTTGAGCAGcagcaaatattttttggaaGTGCAGAGATTGTCCACTGTTCACCCAGAGATAACCATATCTGCCATATCTGCTTTTTCCTCAAACAGTTTTTCTTAAGAGCAGCCAGATCAGATGCATCATAGTTATAACCGCcatctgaatttgtttttttttttttttttgagaccaggtctcactctgttgcccaagctggagtgcagtggcacgatctcgaggctcaccacagcctcgacttccctgggctcaggtgatagtcccacctcagctgccccaGTAGGTAAAAGTACAGGCACAcgtcactgatttttttttttttttgtagatacaagttttcaccatgctgcccaggctggtctcaaactcctggggctcaagtgatccacctgcctcagtctgccaaagtgcttggattataggcatgagccaccacacccagcctccatcTGATTTTACCATGGTTAATGGTACATCCTGGGACCAACACAAACTTTCTGCCATCATCCACTTGGACAAATCATCTATCATCAAATTCCTTTACATCATTCATCCTATCTTGATAGAAGGATTACTCTTTATCTATTAAAGAGATGTCCAGAGCATCATAGATTTTACTAAACTATTGGCAGGAGACATCACAGATAAACTTTCAAGTTTTTATAATATCTTGGTTTTTACTCTGGAACAGAATGTCACACTGATATGCTCATTTCTTAAATTCCTCCTCAGTAGCAAACCTCTTAGATTCCTTATAAAAGGCCTGAAGATTTCCAACAGGAGGTGAAACCGTTAGATAAGCTGGAAATTTATCTTGCAGGTGAGCAATATGCATGTCAAACTGGGTCCCTCAATGTCCTACATGGTTTAACCTGAGCACAGCGTATCCTGCAAATTCAAAGAGGCAGCACAGGCTCTCTCCTATGATGGTCAACATGAGGTGGCCTGCATGCATCTCTTTAAGCATTATGAGCATCTTGTATACATCAAGTCCCCAAACTACGAAGACAAGATTCGTGCTTTTGTGTATCCCTTGGAGTATTAGGAGAAGACAGATGTGAAACAATTTAATTTCAATAACATGCCATGGGCTCTCTGACAGGATTATGTGCAAGGTGTGCACATAAACTtttacaactcaacagcaaaaaaaagaataacccaattctttaaaatgggcaaaggacttgataGAAGACAGAGCTGAGATTCTAAGACAGAGCTGAGATTCTACCTGGGTTGGTGGTTGGAGATAAAGAATCAAAAATGTTTCCTTAGAGGAAATTACTTCTCAGGGTATAAATGATGGTGTGGCATCTCCTGAACAGGATCCAAAGAGCCAGAATTTGCTGGTAGTGTGTTTCCAATACTGTCCAAGGGTAAGACATCCTGCCCAGCAAACAAAACTTTTCAAATTTCTTATCAGTTATGTTCTTTTGGTGGAGGCGGTTGCCTCATCGGGTATAGATACCATCTTTTAAGATtttagatagatatagatagatttTATAGATCTATCTATAGATATGTAGATAGAAATAAATCTATATCTCTCTATACATAGATAAGTCTCTATATCTctatagagatatatagagaaGCTTCTCTGTATTTGCAGCCAtcatggaagaaaatttaaaattaaagtattgACTTAATGTTGTTTGAAAGAGTTTTCAGGCAAAAAGGAACAAGACTAACTAAAAACGTAATTAACATTAATAGCCACCCACAAGAGGTCTTTGGTCATATAGCTTTGATTATGAAGATCTACCtatctatatttagatatatttatcTAAAGCTAAATCTTTAGATTTATCTAAAGCAATAAGAAAGCAATCTATATATCAAATCCAATAGATCTTTATCTAAATAAGAAAAATCCTATGACTTTTAAATAACATAgataatttacaaaaagaaaataaaacaaaacattttgtcAACATTTGAACAAAATCAATCCTAGCATAATCCATACATTTTGAGGCCGTCATCCAGCCCTGAATGGCCCCTTGCTCTGACTTACCACACTGTATTGGGAGGAGGAGAGTTCTGCACTAAAAAGGATGCTGGGGCCTGAGGAAGCAGGGTCTCCATCTCTTCCATATCTGtttcttcagaactgtgagagtcGGTGTTCTCTCCCTCCATTTGATACATCCTCAGCTTTGCACTCAGCAGTTCCACGTTCTTGCAAAGGTCCTGAAAAAAAAGACCAATCAAGTACcttaaagaaaattctaaatgtCTCCAAGTCTTACTATAGATAATGCAGAGTGCTTTCCTCTGGATCACCTTGGGGGCCCACATTAGAAATCACACGTAGGTCCCATGAACAGATCATTGCCAGGTGCATCTTGAATAGAAGGAGACTTACACATTCACAGTGTAAAGTAGCACCATGGTAGAAAACTAAATGAAACCCACCTGCTAATCTTTAACCACTAGATTATCAATGTAGGAAGACGTCCTTGTACTGAATTCCTCTACTCAATTCATTCATCTATGCAAAGCATATTTATTGGGTGACTACTGCTAACAGGTTCTCGGATACAGTgttaacaaaatagacaaagaatgCAATCTATTACCGGGGCTGGGGGCAAGTGATAAACAgctaaacacatacatacattctaTATTACATGTTAGGATACATgctaaagagaaaacaaatagggTGTGGGAACAGAGAGTGTCTGAGGTTTGGTGATGGGGACATCTACTCGAGGTAGGTGGGATGAGTCGGTCTCAGAGCAGCTGACAGGTTGATACATTCATTcttgcattatctcatttgcCCAATCACATTTACCTCAATGTGTAAGATCTTGTGGGAGGAGTTCAAAGATGGAGTTATTTTTTGAGGTAATGGAAATTAGGAGAGGTCTTGATGAACAGATGACCTGTGAGTTGAGCCTTGAAGAACGGGTAATATGTAGACACAAAGGGCAAGCACCAGACGGCAGGATGAGAAGTAGGAGTAGCACAGGGGTGTGAAAGCTTGGGAGTACACTGGAATTGTGAATGTTCTGTTGGCTCAAACAGAAGGCCAAAGGGGAGGAAGAAGGCCTTGagactggaaaccatcattctcagcaaactaacacaggaacagaaaaccaaacaccacatgctctcactcataagtgggagttgaacaatgagaatacatgggcacagggaggggaataccatacaccggggcctgtcgaggggtgcagggcaaggggagggatagcattaggagaaatacctaatgtagatgacaggttgatgatgcagcaaaccaccatggcacatgtatacctgtgtaacaaatctgcatgttctgcatatgtatcccagaacttaaagtaaaataataataataataataaataaaataaaataaattttaaaagaaagagactAGTATGTGGTGCACTATCACATTCTAGGCAAATAATGACCCCTGTATTTAGATATAAATTATCTGATTTTATCATTGTTTGAATTGTGCAACTGAAATCTTACCTCCAGACTTTCCATGACTTTCTTCTTTAATTCATAAACTTCATTACAAGCATTCACCTAAAAAGACAATCCACAATTCTGGGTAAAGTGAAACTTGTATTTTTCTGATTTGTAAAACAAAATCTCACTTATTTTGACAAACCTTATAAAGTGGTTCATTGAAGTTTACTTTTACTCTGTAAACTTCTTCCTCTTAGAGCAAATTCATGGTGTAATCATAAATTGCAGACTGTAAGTGGTATAACCATAAGATTAACAagattattttcaatattttagaaGTATGCATTTACACAACAGCACTTAATAATAAATCATGCTTCTCTCTCTTCATTACTCTTTCCTTGCTCCTTAAAAAACTTCCACCAGGACACAAGTTGAAGAAACATAGCTATGtttctgagaaaatatttcttttaaatatttaaaactttagaaTTTGTGAATCTAGGTCCTTATCATGTCAGATTGAATATTCAGGCCCGATGGCTTTGCAAAAGAGCTGTCCACAAAAAGATCTGGTTCTTCTTCTCTTTCCATGTCTCCTGTAGGTTGCCAGGTAGAGATAACAGATGGTTTTGGCTGGTTTCTGTCAGTAAGCACAAGACACGAACTCAAAGCAAACCATCACCTTCTAAGACATGAATGCCAATTGCACATGTCACAAGTAAAGAATGCTTTTAAAGGTTTTAAATTAATCATCCACTAAGAGATGTTCAGGATACCCTGAAAAGCAGAGGTATAGCAGGAAAAAGAGTATACTAGGATTCAAGAAAAATGAGTTCTAAAGATGACACtcaatagaaattaattttttcttttttgagacaaggtctcgctctgtcatccaggctggagtgcagtggtgtgatcatggctcactgcagcctccacctccccaggctcaggtgatcttcccacttcagtctcctgagtagctgagactataggcatgtaccaccatgcccagctagttttttattttttgtaagatgaggtttctttctctttttttttttttttgagacagagtctggctctgtcatccaggctggagtgcagtggtgcgatctcggctcactgcgagctctgcctcccggggtcacaccattctcctgcctcaggctccggagtagctgggactacgggtgcctgtCGCCaagcccggctatttttttgtattttttagtagagatggtgtttcaccatgttagccaggatggtctcaatctcctgacttcgtgatccacccgcctcggcctcccaaagtgctgagattacaggtgtgagccaccacgcccggcctctttctctctttttctaacttttattttaggtttaggggtgCATGTGaaggttcgttacataggtaaacttatgtcatgggggtttgctgtacagattatttcatcacccaggaattaagcccagTAACCAATAGTTACCCTTtctgctcttctctttcctcctaccctccaccctcaagtagaccccagtgtctgtttccttctttgtgttcataagttctcatcatttggctcccacttataagtgagaaaatgtggtatttgatattctgttcctgagttagtttgctgaggatgacagCCTCCAGCTCcgtccatgttcccacaaaagacatgatctcattcttttttatggatgcacagtattccatggtatatatgtatcacattttctttatccaatctgtcattaatgggcatttaggttgattctgtctttgctattgtgaatagtgcttcaatgaacattcacattcatgtgtctttatggtagaatgatttttattcctctggatatatacacaataatgggattgctgggtcaactgGTAGTTCTGCTTtgagctctttgaggaatcgccatactgctttctacaatggttgaactaaatacactcccaccaacagtgtataagtgttcccttctctccacaacccagccaacatctatttttcttttgactttttaataatagtcattctgaccagtgtgggagatgatatctcattgtggttttgatttgcgtttctctaataatcagtgatattgagcctttttttcatatgtttcttggccgcatgtatgtcttcttttgaaaagtaaagacagggtttcaccatgttgcccaggctggtcttgaacacctgggctcaagcaatcaatgcgtcttggcctcccaaagtgctaggattacaggtgtgagccactgtgcccagcctcagaaaTAGATGCTTAAAGAAGTACTTGCAAGAGCAACAAAGGCATGGATTTCTGAGGCATAGTTTGTAATGGCAAACATTGATTATAAAGTCCCAAATatccaacaaaataaaattaataaattcaaatATCAAGCCCTGCATTATTAGgagtgaaaaaaaattcaaacatcaAGCCCTGCATTATTAGgagtgaaaaaaagtaaaatgacatCTACTAGTATAgaaaattattgaagaaaaaatgcTAAGTGCCAAAGCAGGTgcaaaacaatatatataatacGATCCCATCAAAACAACaatgtgtaaatatatgtataaacatttggaagaatataaatatactaaaatgttCATTGTGTTTGCCTTTAAGGGAGGagggttatttttcatttttatatgaaatcatttcataatgttttaattgttaaaataagCATGCcaccagtcacagtggctcatgcccgtcatcccagcacttcggaggccgaggtgggtgaatcgcttcaggtcaggagtttgagaccagcctggccaacatggtgaaaccccaactctacaaaaaaatacaaaaaaattagccagctgtggtggtgtgtccctgtagtcccagctactggggagactgaagcatgagaatcacttgaacccaggaggcagaggttgcagtgagccaagatggcaccactgtcttccagcatgggcaacagaatgagactatctcaaaaaaaaaagatatatatatatgatacattatatatatgtataataaccACAGCCTATGTAAATGGCCATTGAGCTAGGCATCATGCTAGTTAGATACAAGTAACAAGAATATTTATCCTCAAGCAGCTTAGAGGTGAATTAGAGAATGTACAGTATACCTATTTTTTTAACACGTTTATTATCACCAATCCCTGAATTGGGTGGTTTAATTATTTAGAGAGGAGCTGTGCTGTGACAATCACCTTTTATTTGGTATCCTAGTTTATTTACAGAGTAAACATCTTCATACAGCTTTTATCAAAGATAACTGGGACAAGGTCAGTCTCTGAACGAAAGTCCAGAAATTCACATGGAGATTTTAGAAAGTTTCATGGCTTGGGCAGTGTTAGGCCAAATAACACCCAAAGGCCACCTCAAAGTCCTTTCTGTAGCTTGAAGTTCTTTCAaatgcttttgtttctgttttgctttttcaaaaaataagtttaccaattttccctccttcccttttcaTGCCTTTCTTAGTTATTCCATTTCTTTATGAAGAATAAGTGAGCCAATATGTgtgatatgattttaattttattaacttattcctcttttaattttctcacattttatatGCTGTTCCTGTACCTATTTCTAACAATCTTCACTTTTCCCTTCACCAGAGTAAGCCTACAGCCATTGCTACTAACTTTGCTTCTGTaacaatttacttatttattttgttgtttttgttttttgttggttgcTTTGTTTGttgaggcagtgtctcactctgttgcccaggctggagtgcagtggctcactgatcacggctcactgcagtcttgacctcctgagttcaggaggtgatcctcccacctcagcctcccgagtagctgggactacaggcatgaaccaccatgactggctaaatttttaaatattttgtagagataggggtctcgctatgttgccgtggttggtctcaaactccaggcctcaagtgatcctcctcccttggcctcccaaagtgctggggttacaggtgtgagtcaccacactcagccaacaATTATATTTAAAGCTGCACCTTTAGATATATTACCACATTTGTTTTTATGTAGCCTTTTCCATCAGACTGTAGGCTTCTTGAGACAGAACTTgtgccattttttttaaagacatatttattgagatataacttacatacagtaaaactcactttttaaagtatacagttctatgaattttgatAAATGCATTCTGTTGTGTAATAACCACTATAAGAAGATACAGACTATTTCCATCAGTCCCTAAATTTCCTTATACCCCTTTGTCAATCCCCGTCCCCCTTCCTCCACTAAACCTGGGTAACTAACTGCTAATCCATTTTCTGTTCCTacaattttgcctttttcagagtTACATAAACAGAAGCACAAAGTACATAAGCAGTCTTCtgaatctggcttctttcacttagcataatgcatgtgattcattcatgttgttgggTCAATCGGAAGTTTggtcatttttattgctgagtagtatccaTCATGTACACGTACTGCAGCTTATCCATATGGCAACTGGcggatatttggattgtttctagttttaaaGCTTGtgcttgcttttttgttgtttttaatgtgtATACAAAATGGTGTATCCCTAGCACAGAGAATTTCCACACATGTGTGCGATGCTTTCCTCTTGCATATTATTCCAAGctcctccctttaaaaaaaatctcattttcatttatgtgtgtgtttctctttctcctcagtCTTTTGatactcctccctccctcccctcacctgcTACTGAAATCTACATTTTTGTAATACAGCTGGATTTTGGAGGAAATTCTCTAAAGCAGAATATTTCTTGGCCTTTGTCCTCTTCCCTTTTTTATAGTTTGCAATTTCCAAAGCCCAAAGATAGTAAAAAGAAACCTCTTTCAACTCAAGCAAAATAAGATTGTGACTCAAAATGTTGGACTCTATCagttaaaagtaatttttctccCAGGAAATAGATCTGCACTGATCTGTAAGTGACTTTTAATATGTAAGAGGTCCAAATAAATAATACCTTCCTTTAATAAAAGAGACTTTTCTCCTTTACTGCTTCCAAAATCTATTGAATTTAAACTCTGGGGCTTGAGTTAAAATTGAAGCTGGCAATTTCAGTTAAAAGAGGGCGTTAGacacatacttttttctttttcaggggCCTTTCTTCACAGCGGAAAAACTATCAGACAGGACTCTGAAATCTAACTTGTGTCACAGGTTGATCTCTACCTCTCAGCTCTAATATTCCATTACTAATAAGAAAATGGAacattaggctgggtgcggtggctcacgcctgtaatcccagcactttgggaggctgaggcaggcagattccttgagaccaggagttcaagatcagcctggccaacatgatgaaaccccatctctactaaaattacaaaaattagctggacatggtgacacatgcccataatcccagctactcaggaggctgaggcatgagaattgcttgaatctgggagacagagattgcaatgagccgagatagtgccatggcactccagcctgggcaatagagtgagactctgtctcaagaaaaaaagaaagaaaatggaaaattaaaccTTTATTTGAGAAGAGTCTTTAAGAAATGTGAGGAGACACAACATCAGGAAAACTTCAGAGACTGTGAAAACCAACACAAGAATTCTTCATGGAGCATCCAAGACAAACACAGGTAGATTCCTTGCACTCTAAGGATGCAGTTCTTGAcaaatctttatttcctggatgtATTCTCTGTGCTGTTAGGTGCTGACATACaaagactaagaaaatcaattcTCCATTAAGGCACTCATCTTAAGGTGGCATCAAGATAGAGTTTCTTGGTAACCGAGTTTCTAGGTAAAGTAGAAAAGTCTAGGCTTTTTGTGTCATCAGAGAAAAGTGGTGTTACTCAGGAAAAGGGTGCTCAGAGGTGACCAGCAGAGAGCACTCCTGCTTATGAGTCTTACTTCTTGTTATTGCCTATTAACAATAGAAGGGTGGTAGGGGAAGAAGTGACAGAAATCCCCAGCCTCTCAGTCTTTGCCAGGTCTCTAGCTTACCTCAGTGTTTGTCCCTTGATCAAGGTCAAGGCCCCGGTCCTCCAGCTTGTCAATTTGACCCTTCAGGGTCAGCATGTCTTTTAATAAGCTGCAAACAGACCAAGAGACTAAGTCCTGCAGATTAAGAAAAATCACCCAAGAGAGGAGGTAATTttgatctttcaaaaatgaaatacctTTCCCATATAAAAGGATGCTTGGGTAATGCTTGTATTGCAATGGGAAgtaaatgaaattcaaaaaagtaaaaagtactcTAAGTAATCTAGGTAATACTAAAGAGATATGAGGCCTAACTGGACACAGgagctgaaaattaaaagaattaaaatgtaagtttataaaatttctagaaaaaaaaacccagaaaattttGGGGACATAAGATTAGGACAAGAGTTCTTAGGCTTAACATCAATTGTATAATCTGTAAGAGGGAAAATTGATCATTgaacctcatcaaaattaaaacctttaaTTTGGCCAAAGACCCTGTTAAATGGATGAAAAGACAAATTACACACTGCGAAAAATATTTGCTTAGCACATATCTGGCAAAGGCCTTGTATCTAGACTatataaaaatctcaaaaaaactcaacattaaaaaaaaaacctatccaattagaaaatgagcaaaaggcaTGCATAGAAATTTCACCAAGAGGCTATATAGATagcaaataaacacacaaaaggATGGTCAACACtcattagccattagagaaatgcaaactagcACTACAATGATATAGCACTACGTACTTAtcacaatggcaaaaaaaaaaaaaaaaaaggaaagaaaaaaaaaagaaaggaagaatagtgataacaccaaatgctagtgaggatgtggagaaactagatCACTCATAAATTGGTGGTGGAAATACAAAAGGTttcagccactctggaaaattGTTTGGCAGTTCCTGTCAAAACTTAAAACTGACTTACCATATGTCCCAGCAATTTCATCCTTGGGTAAtcatcccagagaaatgaagacttatttCCCATAGTACATGTATGTTCAAAGTAGCTTTAtgcataatagccccaaactggaaattaCACATTTGTCCTTTAGTGGATGAATGGTTAAACACA contains:
- the LOC105492168 gene encoding single-pass membrane and coiled-coil domain-containing protein 2 isoform X3, with the protein product MLELEAKPDQDLGKQDKQETDVDEYPQASTSLQFSKKNLLEFLLKDMLTLKGQIDKLEDRGLDLDQGTNTEVNACNEVYELKKKVMESLEDLCKNVELLSAKLRMYQMEGENTDSHSSEETDMEEMETLLPQAPASFLVQNSPPPNTVWKCALRIFIMFYVLTVTGLLCYILFFGATFLFERVLLRMLGCRTTWDLREMIEPFLNSEVEALLPS